In Longimicrobiales bacterium, a genomic segment contains:
- a CDS encoding pitrilysin family protein produces MSQLSIPFERHRLDNGLKVVLAPDRTVPVVATNLWYGVGSRNEVEGMTGFAHLFEHMMFQGSAHVPKNRHFELIERVGGTLNATTWFDRTNYFETVPSNDLELTLWLESDRMGWMLPAMTQEKLDNQRDVVKNEKLQRYDNQPYGDWSERVQKLIYPEGHPYRHTVIGSMEDIDAATLDDVGSFFETFYVPDNAVLTLAGDIEPVAALEQIKRYFGDIEPGGPIPTLPGNPDVEPLIGQTVRDHVVADVPLPRVIMAFRSPSYDAEDFAVAEVSQALLGMGRASRLYRRLVRERQVAKGVVTYVYPLLTGASMFLVWATGYPGGDPEELERAMIEEIDALAEAQQSEIDRAIALTETDLVRALERTAERADLLSMFDLYFDDPGRLNRELDRLRAVTLDQIKDFAGTRLGADNRAIVTYQPETSR; encoded by the coding sequence ATGAGTCAACTCTCGATCCCTTTCGAGCGACACCGCCTGGACAATGGACTCAAGGTCGTCCTCGCACCTGATCGGACGGTCCCCGTCGTGGCGACCAACCTCTGGTACGGTGTTGGGTCGCGGAACGAGGTCGAAGGAATGACCGGTTTCGCCCATCTCTTCGAGCACATGATGTTTCAGGGATCCGCGCACGTGCCGAAGAACCGGCACTTCGAGTTGATCGAACGTGTCGGCGGCACCCTGAACGCCACGACGTGGTTCGATCGCACGAACTACTTTGAAACCGTGCCCTCGAACGACCTCGAGCTGACGCTGTGGCTAGAATCTGATCGCATGGGCTGGATGCTCCCCGCGATGACGCAGGAGAAGCTCGACAACCAGCGCGACGTGGTGAAAAATGAAAAACTCCAGCGATACGACAATCAGCCGTATGGGGACTGGAGCGAACGCGTTCAGAAGCTGATCTACCCCGAGGGACATCCCTATCGGCACACTGTGATCGGCTCGATGGAGGACATCGATGCAGCGACACTCGACGATGTCGGCTCGTTTTTTGAAACGTTCTATGTGCCGGACAATGCAGTCCTGACGCTAGCGGGGGACATTGAGCCGGTAGCGGCCCTCGAGCAGATCAAACGGTATTTCGGAGACATCGAGCCCGGTGGGCCGATCCCGACGCTCCCCGGCAATCCGGATGTCGAACCTCTAATCGGGCAGACCGTGCGGGATCACGTGGTGGCGGATGTTCCCCTGCCTCGGGTCATTATGGCCTTCCGGTCTCCTTCGTATGATGCGGAGGACTTCGCAGTGGCAGAGGTTTCTCAGGCCCTTCTCGGTATGGGGCGGGCGTCCCGATTGTATCGGCGCCTTGTGCGGGAGCGACAGGTGGCGAAAGGGGTTGTGACGTACGTCTATCCGCTGCTGACGGGCGCCTCGATGTTCTTGGTCTGGGCCACGGGTTATCCAGGGGGCGACCCTGAAGAGCTTGAGCGGGCGATGATTGAGGAGATCGACGCACTGGCGGAGGCGCAACAGAGCGAGATCGATCGTGCGATCGCTCTCACCGAGACGGACTTGGTGCGAGCACTGGAGCGGACGGCTGAACGAGCCGACCTGCTCTCGATGTTCGACCTGTACTTCGATGATCCGGGCCGTTTGAATCGCGAGCTTGATCGGCTTCGGGCGGTCACCCTCGATCAGATCAAGGACTTCGCAGGAACCCGACTCGGAGCGGACAACCGAGCGATTGTTACTTACCAGCCGGAGACGAGCCGATGA
- a CDS encoding pitrilysin family protein, which yields MSPLDRSSPPASGAPRDFAFPAVERRTAAHDLDLRIGCMNRLPMVSVNLFMRAGEAALGSAAAGLGVLTADTLEGGTKKRSGSALAESLERIGARVGASGGWEGTSIGLSCLADRLPEAMAILAEMVFEPDFPEAEVARAREQQLAQIRQRRMDPGALATDSARVRYFADGVPYRRAVDGSEESIAAVTREAMLGYVDANYRPEGGGMIIVGDVEPDEVVAMIGEHFGDWSGAPASRPDFVVEPATRDRRLVVVDRPGSVQSEVRIGHVGAARSTRDYYPLSIANMVLGGMFTSRLNLNLREDHGYTYGIRSRFTFRSEAGPFQIGTSVGNDVTAPAVREIIKELQLMADDGPRDEEVAAARDYAAGIFGLQLESAGQIATRITQLVVFGLPDDHFDRYRDTVRGVTTEQSAAAAARHMRPDEVQVIVAGDADIITPELESLGLAPVEVVVAES from the coding sequence ATGAGCCCGCTCGATCGGTCGTCCCCGCCGGCTTCGGGCGCGCCACGCGACTTTGCATTCCCGGCGGTTGAGCGGCGCACTGCCGCGCATGACCTTGACCTTCGAATCGGGTGCATGAATCGACTTCCGATGGTCAGCGTGAATCTCTTCATGAGGGCAGGGGAGGCGGCACTCGGTAGTGCAGCTGCAGGCCTCGGAGTGCTTACCGCGGACACACTCGAGGGTGGCACGAAGAAGAGAAGTGGCTCGGCCCTGGCGGAGTCCCTCGAACGAATTGGCGCCCGTGTCGGCGCGTCCGGTGGGTGGGAAGGCACGAGTATCGGGCTGTCATGTCTCGCGGACCGACTTCCCGAGGCGATGGCGATTCTGGCCGAGATGGTATTCGAACCCGACTTCCCTGAGGCGGAGGTGGCCCGAGCTCGTGAGCAGCAGCTAGCCCAGATCCGTCAACGACGCATGGATCCGGGAGCGCTAGCCACGGACTCGGCGAGGGTGCGCTACTTCGCGGACGGAGTTCCGTATCGGCGAGCCGTCGATGGTAGTGAGGAGTCCATCGCCGCGGTGACCCGCGAGGCTATGCTGGGCTACGTCGATGCGAACTATCGTCCGGAGGGTGGGGGAATGATCATCGTCGGCGACGTGGAGCCCGACGAGGTCGTCGCAATGATCGGTGAGCATTTTGGTGACTGGTCGGGGGCTCCTGCTTCTCGACCGGACTTCGTCGTCGAGCCAGCGACGCGCGACAGGCGACTCGTCGTGGTCGATCGGCCCGGCTCGGTCCAGTCGGAGGTCCGAATCGGCCATGTGGGAGCCGCTCGCTCTACTCGGGACTACTACCCGCTTTCGATCGCCAACATGGTGCTAGGAGGCATGTTTACGAGTCGCCTGAACCTGAATCTCCGCGAGGACCACGGCTACACGTACGGGATCCGCTCACGCTTCACCTTCCGTAGCGAGGCCGGTCCGTTTCAGATCGGCACCTCGGTCGGCAATGACGTAACCGCGCCTGCCGTGCGTGAGATCATAAAAGAGTTGCAGCTCATGGCTGACGATGGTCCCCGCGACGAGGAAGTCGCGGCCGCACGGGACTACGCGGCCGGGATTTTCGGTCTGCAGCTCGAGAGCGCGGGGCAGATCGCGACTCGCATCACCCAGCTCGTCGTCTTCGGGCTGCCGGACGACCATTTCGATCGTTACCGGGACACGGTTCGTGGGGTGACCACCGAGCAGTCGGCTGCGGCTGCGGCGAGGCACATGCGACCGGACGAGGTCCAGGTCATCGTTGCTGGCGATGCCGACATAATCACACCCGAACTCGAGTCTCTTGGTCTTGCGCCTGTGGAGGTCGTGGTCGCCGAGAGTTGA